TTGCGGATCTCAGCCCGAACCTCCTTCAAATATTTGACTATGCGATTATTGCTAAGGGTAATGGCCATTCTTTGCTCCCATCCCTATACCTGACATTTCAAGACACCGTACCGTAAGGGAGAATTCCCTGCAAATCGCATCCCTCGATACGGTGTCTTGAACGAATCTTCTGGCAGGCCAGGCAGGACTTGAACCCGCAACCTGCGGTTTTGGAGACCGCTGCTCTGCCAACTTGAGCTACTGGCCTATCATCCCAGCCGAAGCGATCGCGGCGCTATTTCGCCTCACGATGCACGGTATGCTTTTTGCAGCGGGGGCAATACTTCTTCAGCTCAATGCGCCCCGGATCGTTCTTGCGGTTCTTACTGCTGGTGTAATTCCTCTCCTTGCACTCTGTACATGCCAAGGTGATGATGATGCGATTCTCTTTTTTT
This genomic stretch from Chloroflexota bacterium harbors:
- the rpmG gene encoding 50S ribosomal protein L33 translates to MAKKENRIIITLACTECKERNYTSSKNRKNDPGRIELKKYCPRCKKHTVHREAK